One genomic segment of Sorex araneus isolate mSorAra2 chromosome X, mSorAra2.pri, whole genome shotgun sequence includes these proteins:
- the CENPA gene encoding histone H3-like centromeric protein A produces MGPRRARKTGTPRRREPSPGPRTPRRREPSPGPRTPRRGTVLREIRNLQKSTNLLLRKFPFSRLVREVCGKFTRGIDFNWQAHALLAIQEAAEAFLVHLFEDAYLLTLHAGRVTLFPKDIQLARRIRGIEAGLG; encoded by the exons ATGGGTCCGCGCCGAGCACGCAAGACCGGAACCCCGCGGAGGCGCGAGCCGAGCCCGGGCCCCCGCACCCCGCGGAGGCGCGAGCCGAGCCCGGGTCCCCGCACCCCGCGGCGGGGCAC TGTCCTGAGGGAGATCCGCAACCTCCAGAAAAGCACGAACCTGCTGTTACGGAAGTTCCCCTTCAGCCGCCTG GTCAGAGAAGTATGTGGGAAGTTCACTCGGGGCATAGACTTTAACTGGCAGGCCCACGCGCTATTGGCCATACAGGAG GCGGCCGAAGCATTTCTGGTTCACCTCTTCGAGGACGCCTACCTCCTGACCCTCCACGCGGGCCGGGTCACCCTCTTCcccaaggacatccagctggcCCGGCGGATCCGCGGCATCGAGGCGGGGCTCGGCTGA
- the SLC35F6 gene encoding solute carrier family 35 member F6, whose translation MAWTKYQLFLAGLMLVTGSINTLSAKWADRFSVKGCGESQEHPFNHPFLQAVGMFLGEFSCLAVFYILRCRAAASPDGGVENQQPFSPLLFLPPALCDMTGTSIMYVALTMTSASSFQMLRGSVIIFTGLFSVGFLGRRLAPSQWLGILATIAGLVIVGLADLLSKHDDQHKLSDVITGDLLIIMAQVIISIQMVLEEKFIYKHDVHPLRAVGSEGLFGFVILSLLLVPMNYIPAGPLSSSPRGTLEDVPDAVCQVGRQPLIALALLGNISSIAFFNFAGVSVTKELSATTRMVLDSLRTVAIWAVSLALGWESFQGLQILGFLVLLAGTALYNGLHRPLLNRLTRGRTPTSEDERERLLGASRTPINDAS comes from the exons gTGGGCCGACAGATTCAGCGTCAAAGGCTGCggagagagccaggagcacccgTTCAATCACCCCTTCCTCCAG gcggTGGGCATGTTCCTAGGAGAGTTCTCCTGCCTGGCGGTCTTCTACATCCTCCGGTGCAGAGCGGCGGCGTCCCCCGATGGCGGCGTGGAAAACCAACAGCCCTTCAGCCCCCTCCTGTTCCTGCCCCCCGCCCTCTGCGACATGACCGGGACCAGTATCATGTATGTGG ccctgaccaTGACCAGCGCCTCCAGCTTCCAGATGCTGCGGGGGTCGGTGATCATCTTCACGGGCCTGTTCTCCGTGGGCTTCCTGGGGCGCAGGCTGGCGCCGAGCCAGTGGCTGGGCATCCTCGCCACCATCGCGGGGCTGGTGATCGTGGGCCTGGCCGACCTCCTAAGCAAGCACGACGACCAGCACAAGCTCAGCGACGTGATCACAG GGGACCTGCTGATCATCATGGCCCAGGTCATCATCTCCATCCAGATGGTGCTAGAGGAGAAGTTCATATACAAGCACGACGTGCACCCGCTGCGGGCCGTCGGCTCTGAGG GCCTCTTCGGCTTTGTGATCCTCTCGCTGCTGCTGGTGCCAATGAACTACATCCCCGCCGGCCCCCTGAGCAGCAGCCCCCGCGGGACGCTGGAGGACGTGCCCGATGCCGTGTGCCAGGTGGGCCGGCAGCCGCTCATCGCCCTGGCGCTGCTGGGCAACATCAGCAGCATCGCCTTCTTCAACTTCGCGGGCGTCAGCGTCACCAAGGAGCTCAGCGCCACCACGCGCATGGTGCTGGACAGCCTGCGCACCGTGGCCATCTGGGCCGTGAGCCTGGCGCTGGGCTGGGAGTCCTTCCAGGGGCTGCAGATCCTCGGCTTCCTGGTGCTGCTGGCGGGCACCGCCCTCTACAACGGGCTGCACCGGCCGCTGCTCAACCGCCTAACCCGAGGCCGCACCCCCACTAGCGAGGACGAGCGCGAGAGACTGCTGGGAGCGTCCCGGACGCCCATCAACGACGCCAGCTGA